The region GGCGCGCCCTGGTGGTGTTGGTCTCCCAGGACGGTTCGGTCGAGAACCGCATCATCGACGTGCCTTTGGGCATGACGCCCAGCGCCCTTCAGATGGCCTCCAACTATACCTCCGCCCGGCTGGGCGGGCGCACCATGGCCGAGGGGCGCAGCGGCATCCTCAAGGAGATCGAGGACCGCCGCGCCGAATTGGACCTCCTGACCGCCAAGGTGGTGGAGGCGGGCCTCGCCACCTGGTCGGGCGACGAGGAGCGCAACACCCTGATCGTCTCCGGCCGGGCGCGGCTGCTCGACGACCTGACCGCGGTCGAGGATCTCGAACGGGTGCGGCAATTGTTCGACGATCTTGAATCCAAGCGCGATGTCCTCCAATTGTTGGACCTCGCGCACGATGCCGATGGGGTGCGCATCTTCATCGGCTCGGAGAACAAATTGTTCAGCCTGTCGGGCTCGTCGCTGATCGTGGCCCCGTTCCGCCGGGCCGACGAACGCATCGTCGGCATGATCGGGGTGATCGCGCCGACCCGGGTGAATTACGGGCGGGTGGTGCCGATGGTGGATTATACCGCCCGGATGATCGGCCGCCTGATCCGCTAGGTATCGACCCTCAAGTTTGATTTCGCTGGAAGTATCATGACGACGCAGAACGAGAATGCCCAAGCCAACGAGCCCGAGATCGAGGCGGAAGCCGCGATCGAGCTCGAGATTCCGGCCGGTCCGACGGTCGAATCGCTGCTCGCCGAGGTGGCGGAGCTCAAGGACAAGCTGCTGCGCGCCTTCGCCGAGAGCGAAAACATGCGCC is a window of Oleomonas cavernae DNA encoding:
- the hrcA gene encoding heat-inducible transcriptional repressor HrcA gives rise to the protein MIQELNERSRQIFRTIVEAYLETGEPVGSRTLSQRLGFPLSPASIRNVMSDLEAAGLLHAPHHSAGRLPTDAGLRIFVDSFLELGSLTDDERRTIEGQAAAEGRGRSVEDLLTEATRQLSGLSQCAGLVIAPKADNPLSHVEFVYLGPGRALVVLVSQDGSVENRIIDVPLGMTPSALQMASNYTSARLGGRTMAEGRSGILKEIEDRRAELDLLTAKVVEAGLATWSGDEERNTLIVSGRARLLDDLTAVEDLERVRQLFDDLESKRDVLQLLDLAHDADGVRIFIGSENKLFSLSGSSLIVAPFRRADERIVGMIGVIAPTRVNYGRVVPMVDYTARMIGRLIR